The DNA window AATTTTCTTGACCAAGAGAGATTAGCGAACTTACGATGATCCTGCCCTCAATCCGGAGGTCCTTCTGCTCGAAGAGCCAGATCTGGATGCGCGCTTTCTGCtccataaaaaaagaaaaacccaacGGGAAATCAAGAAAAGCACGAGCAGCACGAACTCAGGGGAGGGCCAAAGGGGGGCGTACGTACACTCTGGAGGAAGCGGAAGATGAGGTTGATGGGCTGGGTCATGATCCTCTGCACCTTGGTGGACGCCATGGCGGGCGGAATCGCTTCTCCTCTCTGCCTCGCGCGCTTCCTGCCCTCGGCGAGCTGAGGTGGGTAAAAACCCTAGTTTGTTGGCAGGAGGGAGGGGGGCTTTGGCTCGCAGGGAAGAAGACCTTTTATCAGGAGAACACATGAAATTTATGGAATTTGTTTATAAGTTtcatttgaactttttttcaaattattttgaaattatttgTGTATTATATGAGATCAAAACCTATTTAGTTTTGCAATATTGAACGTTGTGTTTGGTCGGTGTATAGTTATGGTTTAAGGTGAATGCAGCTAGCTGATTTGTTGAATCTAGGATTCTATCTTTTGGCACCAAAAAATGacagttaattattttttataagctCAAACAAAACCAGTTTACGAAACAAACATATGTTTATAAGAGGTGTAATtgaagttataattaaaatacattcagtaataaatccaactataacaaaataaataataactatgtatgtttttaaatgagataaatggttaaaaatgTCCCAAAATTTAACAATGTCATCTATTATCATTATCATAGATAGTGcgtatattttataacaaaattttgaatgtaCAGTATTCcgtattttgggacgaagggagCTCAAACCATTTtccaaaaatctaaaatatgttattgacAAACATATgagtctaagaaataccattgacgaatgcgagttctaaaaaatatcatcgcacaaacaaatttatctaagaaatatcattgccGTTAGATTTCCGTACATTTTTTGCCGTTAAATACACTGTTAatattatagcacttaacggaaaAAGTTAACGAAACCCTAACGCcgatggtattttttagacaaatttatttgtttgatgaTATTCTATAGAACTTACACTcgtcgatgacatttcttagaattaattgtttgtcaatgacatttgttagattttctcggAGAAGAATAATCCGCAATTACTTGATGTTCCATCTGATCCGTCAAAACCCCACGATCGAACGGTCCTCGTGCCTCCGTAGAATGTCAAGCCGGGATCAGTTGCGCCGAATACCCCTGtagccatcctcctcctcttcacatctctcttcttcttcagatCGCGAggcggaagcagcagcagcagcaggaggaggagaggatcccGTCGCCGAATCGGGCCCGGATCCGAGGTCGCCGGCAGCGTCGGGCGATGATGCCGTCGGcgtcggacgcggcggcggcggcggcgctggagctGCAGGAGTCCGGGtgggaggagctgcggcgggagTCGCGGAAGCTGGAGGGCGACCTCGACGTCAAGCTCTCCTCCTAcgcgcgcctcgccgcgcgctcctcctccgcgtccgcctccgcatcctcctccgccgccgcggcgtcgtccCCGAGCGACCGCTCCTCCTGGAAGTCCATGGAGTTCGAGATCCAGTCGCTGCTCGACAAGCTGCAGGACGTCAACGACGCCATGAgccgctgcgccgcctccACTGCCCCCACCGTCTCCGTCACCCAGAAGCTCGCCCGCCACCGCGACATCCTCCACGAGTTCGCGCAGGTAAACCCCACTCCTTGGCTCTCTTCTCCCTTTCGCTGAAACAAACTCAACTAATCGTCTTCAGCTGGTTGAACTGATCGCGACAGGAGTTCAGGAGGACGAGGGGGAATCTGAGCTCCATCAGGGAGCACGCGGATCTCCTCAGCTCCGTGCGGGACGACATTACCGAGTCCAAGGTGGTTGCCGCAAACCCTCAACTCCCCAAAATGGTTGTAATGTGATACTCTATTGTGCATTTTTGCTCACCTGATTGATCGTTGTGATTATCTAGGCTACCGGCGGCATGTCGCCGAGGGTGCATTTGCTCAGAGAGAGGGCTTCGATTCATGGCAGCATTAACCAGGTATGGTGGCTTGAGCTTGAGAAGGCTgcaatgatcaaatgtttaccTGGTTCGAATACATGTTCATTGATTTGCCTAGAAGAATTTATATTGAAAGGCATGTGATGTTCATCATTAGCTTGACTTATGTTATCTCATGATCATTCCTAACTGCCTATCAGGGACGTTCGATGTAATGATTGTTTGGACAAGGGTCTATCTAAGATCCCCCACTGCTAGTCTGCTACATCACTCAACCATTTGATTAGTTctgagaaaataaaaactataacAATATGAGGTAGTCTTAGTTgagaaaaggagaaggaaATGGTAGTATTTCTTTCTTCGAGAATCACTAATATGCATTTGTGAGGATATTTGATTTATCAAGCGCAACAATCTCAATCAACGTAGCTCATTATGTATGAGGTTAAGTAACATCTATCGCTCGATTCCAGATTGACGAGGTCATTGGCCAAGCTCAGAGCACAAGGGTAGCCCTTTCCAATCAGAGGGCATTATTTGGGGATGTTCAAGGAAAAGTCAAGCAACTGGGTGAAAAGTTCCCTGTTATTAGAGGCCTACTTGGTAATGTATCAAAACCTTGTTTACATGCTGCATCAATCCTGTCTTGCACCTTGTTCTGAACTTTCAGTGTGCTAAAATGTGCTATTGTATTATTCACGGACATTTTTGCATCCCAACTTTCCCATTGACCATAGTCGTTGTAATTTTTGTGTTACTACACAACTACCTTTGTAACACATTCTTGCTGCAGGTGCCATCAAGAGGAAGAAATCCAAGGACACTATCATTCTTTCAGCAGTGATAGCAGCCTGTACCATCTTCTTGATTATTTACTGGCTTTCAAAATGATGGTTGAAGCCTTGAAATCTCGTCGTGAAGGCTTTCCCCTCTTGGCACAGAATTGCTGATACCGTATGACACGATAAGACTTGTagtatgttttatttgttagGCTAAGAGGAGGGGATGAGAGGTTGGATTCTTCAGCTTTCATCAATTTGCCTTTGTTATATACCTTGTATCTGGAGATTAACCTGTTCTATATGTACAGTACAGAGCAATTTTGCTTTCCAAAGTAACCTGTTTGGCTGGCTGAGTAAATATGACATACAATCAAACTGATGCTCTTTGTTATAAAAATGGTCATTAAATTACTTTATCCTTTGTGCACTTAGGTTCAGCTGGGAAAACTCTCTTTTCGGTTCTCAACAACAGAGTGGCCGTTAAGGGGCAGAAAATGCAAACCCATGTTGGTGCTATTAATCTCAGTTATTGGTTCTTCAATTCCACACATTTGCAACTGGTCTGGAATGGAGATCACTGACGCATTACCCTTCGTTGCTAGCAACCCATGGCAGTATAGGAAAGATTACAATGGCCAGGATTGCATCAGCGGCTGCTATTAAGCACGATGGTCACCAGTATTATACATGCTGCCACTTAACAATACAGCTAGATAGCATTCATCATCTTGCAGTACTCGATGAACATTCTCAATGATCTCAATAAAAGCCCCATTCAATCGCAGGCAAGAGCAGTGGATAAAAACGAGTAGTTGACGCTTTACaaagcatgaaaaaaaaatggtgatcGACCAGTACAGTTAGGTCCCGAGAGGCCACCCTTTCCCACAAGCCGTCCAAATGCAATTCAACAACGTTTGTAGTAAATCTGCTTCCTTTTTACTCTGTAAGAATGAACTATGTACAGCAAAAGTGACATATACGAAATTGCTAATGACAAGGAGCAAACATATCGATCCCACCAAAGAAACTGTCGAGTTAACAGCCGCATTCTATGGTACTATCTCACTTCAAAAGTCAGGCATCAAATTCTCTTCGCGAGAGACATGTTGTGCAGTGATGGAAACTGGTATTCA is part of the Oryza brachyantha chromosome 2, ObraRS2, whole genome shotgun sequence genome and encodes:
- the LOC102717213 gene encoding small nuclear ribonucleoprotein E-like; this translates as MASTKVQRIMTQPINLIFRFLQSKARIQIWLFEQKDLRIEGRIIGFDEYMNLVLDEAEEINIKKDTRKSLGRILLKGDNITLMMNTGK
- the LOC102717493 gene encoding Golgi SNAP receptor complex member 1-2, with product MMPSASDAAAAAALELQESGWEELRRESRKLEGDLDVKLSSYARLAARSSSASASASSSAAAASSPSDRSSWKSMEFEIQSLLDKLQDVNDAMSRCAASTAPTVSVTQKLARHRDILHEFAQEFRRTRGNLSSIREHADLLSSVRDDITESKATGGMSPRVHLLRERASIHGSINQIDEVIGQAQSTRVALSNQRALFGDVQGKVKQLGEKFPVIRGLLGAIKRKKSKDTIILSAVIAACTIFLIIYWLSK